CAGGAACGGCTCGAGCTTCATAGCGTTCGAAGAGAGGTTAGCATAGCTCGAGGCATCAGGTTTGTGGGCAACAATCACAGGAAACGACAACGGACGACCGTCTCCGTCGAGGCGAGGAACCCGCGATCGAGTTCCTCCCGCTTAACGAGTTCCTTTTCGATTTTTGGAACACTGGCCGCGTCTCCTGGAGGACGCCGAAGCACAACAAGATCCCCGGGTAGAACTCTGTCAACTCTCCGGCAGTTAGGTGGAGTCCTTGCGTCGGCTACCCGCCTGCAGCCTGGTCCAGGTCTCGCCCAGCGCCTTCGCGAAGTGGTCGTCCACTGGAATAAGACAATCAGTCAAATAATCAGTCGATCGTCTTGTCTTCCATAGAGGAGCGGCaagcatttcaacttcaaagaACAGATGAAGAGGGTAATATCTTTTATCTTTAACCCCTATgccaataacaaaaattttctacgacatTCGATGACGTGGCACTTCACAGTTTCAATTTTTACGCGTTAATTgtccgatctttatgcaaaataaaaattgtctacatccaTTGCGAGAAACTGGAACCAAAAAGAAATCTATTTCCTTAATAACTAGACCGCGGGTTGTTAGGAGGGAATCTACTGGTAATAATCTGGGACCGGTGCTGGTAGATTTTCTGTTAAAGCGAATATATTCTGTTCTGAGAGTGACAAAGTTAGCCGAGACACCCTCTACATTATAATATAGCTAATGGTGTACCGCTGAGGCCAGCTTCCTTGTCGGTGGTGGCTGCATTGAAGACTGCAGCGTACTCCTCCAGCCCCAGTGATCGTTTAAAGTGTTCATCTATCGCGGGATCGCTTACCCCTCCTACGGTTCTCACCCCGGTCCTCTGGCCTCCCGCCGCTGCGGAGGGTGTGAGGGTTGGGGTGGGTGTTCCCGCGGTGTCTTCAATCGTGGTCCCTGGTAAACAAAAGATTTCGTGATCTCCTGAGCCCTCAGCCGGCGTCTGATAAATATTAGAAACCGCGAAGCTCGTACACAGGGCTCGGGCTAAATTTTCCCCTGGTCTCCTCGCGCAACAACGTAAACGGAGCAGACATTTatccgagacaccctgtagagacAGTGCAATGTTTCCAGGACTGAATTCACAAGCACAACCCCTGCGACGACTCAATAAAAACTCTGTGCAATTCTCCAACGCTGTGCATTATTAATCTTTCTTAAAGTACCACGACTTTAAATAGCCGAgtgtataaaatgaatttgattatattcaaataaatattgaagccGAGTCTATCATTTAAATTCGAGGATAAAGGGTGGGGAGGGGAGGGTGGAGAGCACGCTGGAGCAGCCGTTCTTTGCTGCTGAACGAACAAAAAGCGAGTCTGAAAGCCGAGGAATTCTAGGAAAACGGGAAATACATCCCGTTGAACGTCGAGGCCGGTGGGCAGTCTGTGCTGGGTGTTGCACGGCGCGCATCTGCCGGCCGTGGATCGTGGTGCATTGTTCAAGGAGCCAGCCACCCCATTGCGGTGGACAATGGGGATGGCTGGGGAGCCCCCTATGACCAAGAACAACGCGGCAACGTGCCTAACGAATTCGCGGCGAAAGCCTGGGGTCTCTCTCGCAGCCAGCCAGCCGtctgtctctcctctctccaCCCCATCATAGGGCACACGCTTACCAGGCTGCGGTGTGGTAGGCACGATCACGCTAGGCCTAGTgtgacgatgatgatgatgtaCCCTGGCTGCCGACATGTCGAGAGCCTCGCTCTGGATGGGATCTCTCCTGCGATCCTTGCGCCACGCGCTGCTCGGCTTCCGGTGCAGATTCGTCGCCTTTGGCCTTTCCTCTGTGAAAAAAAATCGCTCGTCAGTATCGTCGCGATTCATGTCTTAATTCATGTTTTAATCATATTTTCATCGAACTCTCCCGAACGCCAAACCTCTTGGGAGCGCAGTTGCATTCTCTACGATTTCTCAGTATGCTTGAGGATAGGAATATTTTTTTCGGATCCAGATCAAAATCTTGCATAATGGCTGTTCGATTAGATCGGATTTTCGGGTAGATTCTTTTCCGAGGTTTTCGTCCTGGCAACCTTGCGGAAGGAAGTGGATCGATTTCCGTTTCCTGGGACGTTCGACGGGTCGAGTATCGATCGAGCCACCCTTCGAACGATCCAGAAGGGGTGCTGTAGAGTCCGGTTTCGCGGGATCAGGCCGGAAGCGCGTAATAGCCGTGAGAGGATCGCCAGGAAGACGCTCGGAACTGGTTTAATGACGAAGGACGAGCAGCCGCCGACCGATGGGACGACGAACGAATCCGGCCAGCTCGTTCTTCCTTGTTCGAGCGTGTTCGTAAATCGAATCCGGAAATTCGGGAAATCGTGAGACTTTCACCGCTGGTACCGTTCATCCCTGACCTACCTAAGATTTTTTGGAGCCTTACTttttaaacgtacattcaaTGCGAATAAAGCAAGCCGATCATTAATTTATGATTCCCGCATTACGAGGAAAAAGCGGCGAAAAGGAGATCGACCTTGAATCCTAAGCTGAAGGTCAATGTTTGCGAAAAGTGCTTCTCGCGGAAATTTTTATTAGTCTGATCTCGCTTAGATCGTTGAATGAGAACAACGACCCGGTAGATCGACCGGTCCACGTACCCGCCGTCCGGTAGACCGATCGGAGGCTGCCGTTGCTAAGCCACGGCTGCCAGAAGCAGCTTCTCCTGGACGAGACTTCCATTGATGGTCCGATCTAGCGAGGAAGCTAGCCTGCGGCGTCGTGAGTCCTGTTTCAGGCcaccacacacatacacactagCAAATAGATGTGCAGAAGAGTCTGGACTAACGCTAGGATCGAAAAAGACTCCTGCGGAATGAAAATCGCGCGGCTACTTCCAGAACGATCGAATCAATTTCtcgtttcatagaaatcgcgGGCGAACCTTCCTGGAAGTTCTAGCGTTAGATCGGAGACTGGGGATCATCGGAACCGTTTCGACCCAGGGATCTTTCGCTCGCCGAAGAACGCCTCCATTGTGTCCCCGATCGAGCTAGATCCGAGCACCGGCGGATAGATCGCCGATCGGATCTGGCGATCACCGTGGAGCGAGGTCGCGGCTAGGGAAACGCGGGACAAAAAGCATGCTCTCGAAGAACAATAGTCCCGGTTGCAAAGCGCACCGCACAACGTATCTCGGGGAACACGCGACAACCGCACACGGAGACAGAGAGAACACGCTCCACGCTATTCGGAGGAGAGACGACACGCGTTCCTGAAAACAGGCCGCGCGGATTCATGAATGCCCCTCTTACGCGACTGTCTTAAGATTC
This window of the Lasioglossum baleicum chromosome 20, iyLasBale1, whole genome shotgun sequence genome carries:
- the LOC143218747 gene encoding uncharacterized protein LOC143218747 isoform X1, whose amino-acid sequence is MEVSSRRSCFWQPWLSNGSLRSVYRTAEERPKATNLHRKPSSAWRKDRRRDPIQSEALDMSAARVHHHHRHTRPSVIVPTTPQPGTTIEDTAGTPTPTLTPSAAAGGQRTGVRTVGGVSDPAIDEHFKRSLGLEEYAAVFNAATTDKEAGLSVDDHFAKALGETWTRLQAGSRRKDST
- the LOC143218747 gene encoding uncharacterized protein LOC143218747 isoform X2 codes for the protein MSAVESALDVLSRAATMVQEERPKATNLHRKPSSAWRKDRRRDPIQSEALDMSAARVHHHHRHTRPSVIVPTTPQPGTTIEDTAGTPTPTLTPSAAAGGQRTGVRTVGGVSDPAIDEHFKRSLGLEEYAAVFNAATTDKEAGLSVDDHFAKALGETWTRLQAGSRRKDST